In Stenotrophomonas sp. 610A2, one DNA window encodes the following:
- a CDS encoding DUF58 domain-containing protein — translation MRPAPLLITLLVLWSLLGLPVALHYLPLQAWTISAAAIAALALLDLLLLWRKPSPQVRRELPDSLALGVERETWLQLDSYGRQRIDVFDLLPDGWNSNGLPRSLKLGKASETRFSYRFTPANRGTFVFDGVHLRLHSPLRLWRQQRTVGTPQTVRVYPNFAPLTRFALLSAEMASRLVGAHLKRRRGEGTDFHQMREYRVGDSLRQIDWKATSRARKLISREYQDEKNQQLVMMIDTGRRMMADEGGLSHFDHVLNASLVVSYLALRQGDGVGLFASGGDSRWVAPKRGMGAIDSLLRASYDLQPKPVATDYLAAATELSLRQSRRSLVMLVTNVRDEDIEDLLAAVRLLQKRHLVCVASLRERELDQALARDVETVPEAIQAGAIAAYLQQRSDAHEALRSHRVMVLDVTAEELPAALVERYLAVKRDGLL, via the coding sequence GTGAGACCCGCTCCCCTACTGATCACCCTGCTGGTGCTCTGGAGCCTGCTCGGCCTGCCAGTTGCCCTGCACTACCTGCCACTGCAGGCATGGACCATCAGCGCAGCGGCAATCGCAGCACTCGCCCTGCTCGACCTCCTGCTGCTCTGGCGCAAGCCCAGCCCACAGGTACGTCGCGAACTCCCCGACTCCCTCGCCCTGGGCGTCGAGCGTGAAACCTGGCTGCAGCTGGATTCCTACGGCAGGCAACGCATCGATGTATTCGACCTGCTGCCAGATGGCTGGAACAGCAACGGCCTGCCACGCAGCCTGAAACTGGGCAAAGCCAGCGAAACCCGCTTCAGCTACCGCTTCACCCCGGCCAATCGCGGCACCTTCGTGTTTGATGGCGTACACCTGCGCCTGCATTCGCCGCTGCGCCTGTGGCGGCAGCAACGCACCGTTGGCACACCGCAGACGGTGCGCGTCTATCCCAACTTCGCCCCGCTTACCCGCTTTGCCCTGTTGAGCGCGGAAATGGCCTCTCGCCTGGTGGGTGCACACCTGAAGCGCCGGCGTGGCGAAGGCACCGATTTCCACCAGATGCGCGAATACCGCGTCGGTGACAGCCTGCGCCAGATCGACTGGAAAGCCACCTCGCGCGCACGCAAGCTGATCTCGCGCGAGTACCAGGACGAAAAGAACCAGCAGCTGGTGATGATGATCGACACCGGCCGGCGGATGATGGCCGACGAAGGCGGGCTGTCGCATTTCGACCACGTGCTCAATGCCTCGCTGGTGGTGTCGTATCTGGCGTTGCGCCAGGGCGACGGCGTCGGCCTGTTCGCCAGCGGTGGTGACAGCCGTTGGGTAGCACCGAAGCGCGGCATGGGCGCAATCGACAGCCTGTTGCGCGCCAGCTATGACCTGCAACCCAAACCTGTAGCTACCGACTATCTTGCAGCAGCCACGGAGCTGTCATTGCGGCAGTCACGGCGCAGCCTGGTGATGTTGGTCACCAACGTCCGCGACGAAGACATTGAAGATCTATTGGCTGCCGTACGCCTGCTGCAGAAGCGGCATCTGGTCTGCGTGGCCAGCCTGCGTGAGCGCGAACTGGATCAGGCTTTGGCACGCGACGTGGAAACTGTTCCTGAGGCGATACAGGCCGGCGCGATTGCTGCGTACCTGCAGCAGCGCAGCGATGCGCATGAAGCACTGCGCAGCCATAGAGTGATGGTGCTGGACGTCACCGCTGAAGAATTGCCGGCAGCGCTGGTCGAACGCTACCTGGCAGTAAAGCGCGACGGCCTGCTGTAA
- a CDS encoding glutathionylspermidine synthase family protein, with protein sequence MKRVAIAERGNWKARAAEAGFRFHTIDGAPYWDESAYYAFTLRQIENDIEDPSAELHAMAMDLVGEVVGSDALMAQLAIPEAFRDWIAESWRRRDPHLYGRLDFAYDGNGPAKLYELNYDTPTSLYEASFFQWQWLEDQRNRGALPQQADQFNSIHETLVERFAELTSRLPPPLYFSAVGESEEDQGTVAYLRDCAAQAGLHAAAIAIEDIGLSADGRFTDLDDVVIGSLFKLYPLEDLMREEFGAALPRSGVQLLEPAWKAVLSNKGILPLLWDRHRGHPNLLESYFDDGSALPAGWVRKPLHSREGANVAMHMSDGSWQESEGPYNGPSIRQAFHALPVFDGNYPLVGSWIVGDRACGVGIREDNSRITRDSARFLPHAIIDDAPQGTTRIYL encoded by the coding sequence GTGAAGCGCGTTGCAATTGCCGAACGCGGCAACTGGAAGGCCCGTGCTGCGGAGGCGGGCTTCCGCTTCCACACCATCGACGGTGCACCGTATTGGGATGAAAGCGCGTACTACGCGTTCACCCTGCGCCAGATCGAGAACGACATCGAAGATCCCAGCGCCGAGCTGCATGCGATGGCGATGGATCTGGTCGGTGAGGTGGTGGGCAGCGATGCGCTGATGGCGCAGCTGGCCATCCCCGAGGCATTCCGCGACTGGATCGCCGAAAGCTGGCGCCGCCGTGATCCGCATCTGTATGGCCGCTTGGATTTTGCCTACGACGGCAATGGCCCAGCCAAACTGTACGAACTGAACTACGACACGCCGACCTCGCTGTACGAAGCATCGTTCTTCCAGTGGCAGTGGTTGGAAGATCAGCGCAACCGTGGCGCATTGCCGCAGCAGGCCGATCAGTTCAACTCCATCCACGAGACCCTGGTTGAGCGTTTTGCCGAGTTGACCTCGCGGCTGCCGCCGCCGCTGTATTTCAGCGCGGTGGGTGAGTCGGAGGAAGACCAGGGCACGGTGGCCTATCTGCGTGATTGCGCGGCCCAGGCCGGCTTGCACGCGGCGGCGATTGCAATCGAAGACATCGGCTTGTCGGCTGACGGTCGTTTCACCGATCTGGATGACGTGGTGATCGGCAGCCTGTTCAAGCTGTACCCGCTGGAAGACCTGATGCGCGAAGAGTTCGGCGCAGCCTTGCCGCGTTCGGGTGTGCAGCTGCTGGAGCCCGCGTGGAAGGCCGTGCTGAGCAACAAGGGCATCTTGCCGTTGTTGTGGGATCGCCATCGCGGCCACCCGAACCTGCTGGAGTCCTATTTCGACGATGGCAGTGCCTTGCCGGCCGGCTGGGTGCGAAAGCCGCTGCATTCGCGCGAAGGTGCCAACGTTGCGATGCACATGAGCGACGGCAGCTGGCAGGAGAGCGAGGGGCCGTACAACGGGCCGAGCATCCGCCAGGCATTCCATGCGCTGCCGGTGTTTGACGGCAACTACCCGTTGGTGGGTAGCTGGATAGTCGGCGACCGCGCCTGTGGCGTTGGCATCCGCGAAGACAACAGCCGCATCACCCGCGACAGCGCCCGTTTCCTGCCGCACGCCATCATTGATGATGCGCCGCAGGGCACGACCAGGATTTATCTATAA
- a CDS encoding DUF1190 domain-containing protein: MKRSKATALVLMSAVPLLLTACQKEETVQVQEGLYTSVEACSEATGNPSSCREAFATAQKQSADAAPKYASKEECAKEYPAEQCVQQHTSAGTSFIGPMMMGFFMSQMLNGSRGAVAAPPASQPAFKDNANGWAKPAAPGGTGGLNTGSGIGAGKAGLAPVTATPNRAVTASRGGFGARSGGRSSVGG, encoded by the coding sequence ATGAAGCGATCCAAGGCCACCGCACTGGTGCTGATGAGCGCCGTGCCGCTGCTGCTGACCGCCTGCCAGAAGGAAGAAACGGTGCAGGTGCAGGAAGGGCTGTACACCTCGGTGGAAGCCTGCAGCGAAGCCACTGGCAATCCGTCCAGCTGCCGCGAGGCGTTTGCCACTGCGCAGAAGCAGTCGGCCGATGCCGCGCCCAAGTACGCCAGCAAGGAAGAGTGCGCCAAGGAATACCCGGCCGAGCAGTGCGTGCAGCAGCACACCAGCGCCGGCACCTCGTTCATCGGTCCGATGATGATGGGCTTCTTCATGTCGCAGATGCTCAACGGCAGCCGTGGCGCTGTGGCCGCGCCGCCGGCATCGCAGCCTGCCTTCAAGGACAACGCCAATGGTTGGGCCAAGCCGGCCGCACCGGGCGGCACCGGTGGTTTGAACACCGGTAGCGGCATCGGCGCTGGCAAGGCCGGCCTGGCTCCGGTCACCGCCACCCCGAACCGCGCCGTAACCGCCAGCCGTGGTGGTTTTGGCGCGCGTAGCGGCGGCCGCAGCAGCGTCGGCGGTTGA